In Grus americana isolate bGruAme1 chromosome 19, bGruAme1.mat, whole genome shotgun sequence, the following are encoded in one genomic region:
- the BAZ1B gene encoding tyrosine-protein kinase BAZ1B isoform X3 — protein MTKFAVGEECDFEVGKEKMLPVKVVKIHPLEKVDEEASEKKSDGACDSPSSDKENSSQAAQDNQKEAILKEDDNRRESMNDRARRSPRKLPTSLKKEERKWVPPKFLPHKYDVKLKNEDKIISNVPADSLVRTERPPNKEILRYFIRHNALRAGTCENAPWVVEDELVKKYSLPSKFSDFLLDPHKYMTLNPSTKRKSSRSPDRKPSKKSKADGSSLGQPLSPTLWCHVHLEKSIIGSPLKMKNSKNSKCPKEELEEVMKIVSPAKLGSNFHIPKRSRLGKGSNKSLDKKQRGKRVLNGQKSSGKSKSPRKGLKTPKMKMKQMTLLDMAKGTTKVSRAPRSSGGTPRSTSKPQKHLPPAALHLIAYYKENKDREDKKSALSCIISKTARLLSNEDRARLPEDLRGLVQKRYELLEHRKKWATMTEEQRKEYMKKKREKLKEKLKERAKERKEKEMKEKLEKQKRYEDQDLKGKTLPTFKLVDTPEGLPNTLFGDVAMVVEFLSCYSGLLMPDAQYPITAVSLMEALCAEKGGFLYLNRVLVILLQTLLQDEIAEDYAELGMKLSEIPLTLHSASELVRLCLRKSDVQEESEVSDNVDESKDSAAFEDNEVQDEFLEKLETSEFFELTPEEKLRILGALCHRILMTYSVQDHVEAKQQTSAELWKERLAILKEENDKKRAEKQKRKEMVAKNKENGKDENMMGRNEKKKAEMMKIEHRVEIEADDMISAVKSRRLLAIQAKKEREQQEIQMRVRMEKEAEEERIRKHKAAAEKTFQDGIAKAKLVMRRTPVGTDRNHNRYWLFSDEVPGLFIEKGWVHDSIDYRFILPHQKKDDFKKDYSPGDKRKSTATDGRVSKLHRSVHGADLPAETTAPKQGQNLWFLCDSQKDLDELLDCLHPQGVRESQLKERLEKRYQDITHSIHLARKQNLGLKSCDGNQELLNYLRSDLIEVATRLQKGGLGYVDVTPEYEARVYSLESLKDFGECVIALQAGVVKKFLQGFMAPKQKRRKHQGEDYVAKAEEIDEDKKMAEEAKVASAMEKWKTAIREAQTFSRMHVLLGMLDACIKWDMSAENARCKVCRKKGEDDKLILCDECNKAFHLFCLRPALYEIPDGEWQCPACQPSTARRSSRGRNYAEDSAEDEGQEGEEASDEPDAEEEEEEEEDYEVAGLKLRPRKAARGKQSTAMYSLRQGRHQRKKQSLHPARGPRQRAAPVNGADIDELVLQTKKMARRQNLELQKCEEILSKLIKYRFSWPFREPVTTEEAEDYFEVISNPMDFQTMQSKCSCGNYRSVQEFLSDIKQVFSNAERYNQNGSHVLSCLEKTEQCLIDMVHKHLPGHTYARRKRKKLSARCQGLEEQEGDSIRFSSGLSMAAETRQVSSHFPLPLSPASAPCPTE, from the exons ATGACCAAATTTGCAGTGGGAGAAGAGTGTGACTTTGAG GTTGGTAAGGAGAAAATGTTGCCTGTGAAAGTTGTGAAAATACATCCCCTGGAGAAAGTTGATGAAGAGGCctcagaaaagaaatctgatgGTGCCTGTGATTCTCCATCCAGTGACAAGGAGAActccagccaggcagcccaggACAACCAGAAGGAAGCTATCCTGAAGGAGGATGACAACAGGAGGGAAAGTATGA ATGATCGAGCACGTAGGTCTCCTCGGAAGCTTCCTACTTctttgaagaaggaagaaaggaagtgGGTTCCACCTAAATTCCTGCCACATAAATATGATGtcaagctgaaaaatgaagataag ATCATCAGCAATGTACCAGCAGATAGCTTAGTCCGTACAGAACGTCCTCCCAACAAGGAGATCCTGAGGTACTTCATCCGTCATAACGCGCTACGAGCTGGCACATGTGAGAATGCTCCGTGGGTAGTGGAGGATGAGTTAGTGAAGAAGTACTCTCTCCCCAGTAAATTTAGTGACTTCTTGCTTGACCCACATAAG tATATGACTCTCAATCCCTCGACCAAGAGGAAAAGCTCTCGATCACCTGACAGAAAACCATCTAAGAAATCCAAAGCTGATGGATCATCCTTGGGCCAGCCCCTGAGCCCGACTCTGTGGTGCCATGTGCATTTGGAAAAATCTATTATTGGCTCTCCACTGAAGATGAAAAACTCTAAGAACTCAAAGTGTCCTAaagaggagctggaagaggTGATGAAAATTGTGTCACCTGCTAAACTTGGTTCTAACTTTCACATTCCAAAGAGGAGCCGACTGGGGAAGGGCAGCAACAAATCCTTGgacaaaaagcagagaggcaaaAGGGTTCTGAATGGGCAGAAGTCATCGGGGAAATCCAAGTCTCCTAGGAAAGGCCTGAAGACCCCtaagatgaaaatgaaacaaatgacaCTACTGGACATGGCTAAAGGTACCACTAAGGTATCCAGGGCTCCCAGGAGTTCTGGAGGTACCCCTAGGTCTACCAGCAAACCCCAGAAACATCTGCCTCCTGCAGCGCTCCATCTCATTGCctattacaaagaaaacaaagaccgGGAAGACAAAAAGAGTGCTCTTTCCTGCATCATCTCCAAAACAGCTAGGTTACTCTCAAATGAGGATCGTGCCCGTCTCCCCGAGGATTTGCGAGGGTTAGTACAGAAACGCTACGAGCTTCTGGAGCACAGGAAGAAATGGGCCACCATGACAGAGGAGCAGCGAAAGGAGtacatgaagaagaaaagggagaagctgaaagagaaactgaaggagagagcaaaggagaggaaggagaaggagatgaaggaaaaactggaaaaacagaaaagatacGAGGACCAAGATCTTAAAGGGAAGACCTTACCTACTTTTAAACTGGTTGATACTCCAGAAGGACTTCCCAATACACTCTTCGGGGATGTTGCCATGGTGGTGGAGTTCCTGAGCTGTTACTCAGGGTTATTGATGCCAGATGCTCAGTATCCCATTACGGCAGTTTCCCTGATGGAAGCACTTTGCGCAGAAAAGGGAGGCTTCCTTTATTTGAACCGAGTGCTGGTCATTCTCTTGCAGACCCTGCTGCAGGATGAAATTGCCGAAGATTATGCTGAATTGGGAATGAAGCTTTCTGAAATACCACTTACTCTGCATTCTGCTTCTGAGTTGGTTCGTCTATGCCTACGCAAGTCAGACGTGCAAGAGGAAAGTGAGGTCTCGGATAATGTAGACGAAAGCAAGGATTCGGCAGCTTTTGAGGATAATGAAGTGCAGGATGAGTTTTTGGAGAAACTGGAGACATCAGAGTTCTTTGAGTTGACTCCTGAAGAGAAATTGCGGATACTTGGAGCGCTTTGCCACCGGATTCTAATGACATACTCTGTGCAGGACCACGTGGAGGCCAAGCAGCAGACATCAGCTGAGCTGTGGAAGGAGCGCCTAGCTAtcttgaaggaagaaaatgacaagaagagagcagaaaaacagaagcgAAAAGAAATGGTGGCCAAGAACAAGGAGAATGGGAAAGATGAGAATATgatgggaagaaatgaaaagaaaaaagctgagaTGATGAAAATAGAGCACCGGGTAGAAATAGAAGCTGATGATATGATCAGTGCTGTAAAGAGCAGGCGCCTTCTTGCCATTCAAGCCAAGAAAGAGAGGGAGCaacaagaaatacaaatgaGAG TGAGGAtggagaaagaagcagaggaagaaagaatcCGGAAGCATAAAGCTGCAGCTGAGAAGACTTTCCAGGATGGGATTGCCAAAGCAAAGCTGGTGATGCGCAGGACCCCAGTTGGCACCGATCGTAATCATAACAG GTATTGGCTGTTTTCAGATGAGGTTCCTGGCTTGTTCATCGAGAAAGGCTGGGTTCATGACAGTATAGACTACAGATTCATCCTTCCCCATCagaaaaaagatgattttaaaaaggacTACAGCCCAGGAG acaAGCGGAAGAGCACAGCCACTGATGGCAGAGTGAGCAAGCTGCACCGGTCTGTGCATGGTGCAGACCTGCCCGCAGAGACCACTGCACCCAAGCAGGGACAGAACTTATG GTTTCTCTGTGACAGTCAGAAGGATTTGGATGAGCTGCTGGATTGCCTGCACCCACAAGGAGTAAGAGAGAGCCAGCTAAAGGAGCGCTTGGAGAAGAG gtatCAGGACATTACGCATTCTATCCATTTGGCTCGGAAACAGAACCTGGGCCTCAAATCCTGTGATGGCAACCAGGAACTGCTGAACTACCTCCGAAGTGATCTAATTGAGGTTGCAACTCGGCTGCAGAAAGGAGGACTGGGATATGTTGATGTGACACCAGAATATGAAGCAAGA GTATACTCACTAGAGAGCTTGAAGGATTTTGGAGAGTGTGTGATTGCACTCCAAGCTGGTGTTGTTAAGAAGTTTCTGCAAGGTTTCATGGCCCccaagcagaagagaaggaaacatcaAGGAGAAGACTACGTTGCCAAGGCTGAGGAGATAGATGAAGACAAGAAAATGGCAGAAGAAGCTAAG GTTGCTTCAGCCATGGAGAAGTGGAAGACAGCAATCCGTGAGGCCCAGACCTTCTCCCGTATGCACGTGCTGCTCGGGATGCTGGATGCCTGTATCAAGTGGGATATGTCGGCAGAGAATGCCAGATGCAAAGTGTGTCGCAAGAAAG GTGAGGATGACAAGCTGATCCTGTGTGATGAGTGTAACAAAGCCTTCCACCTGTTCTGTCTGCGACCGGCGCTCTATGAGATACCAGATGGCGAGTGGCAGTGCCCAGCGTGTCAGCCTTCTACTGCCAGGCGCAGCTCGCGAGGCAG GAACTATGCAGAGGATTCTGCTGAAGATGAAGGTCAAGAAGGTGAGGAAGCTTCTGATGAACCAGatgctgaggaggaagaggaggaggaagaagattATGAAGTTGCTGGACTGAAAT TGAGACCCAGAAAGGCAGCCCGGGgcaagcagagcacagccaTGTACTCCTTGAGGCAAGGAAGGCACCAAAGGAAGAAGCAGTCGCTGCACCCTGCTAGGGGACCCCGGCAGCGGGCTGCACCTGTCAACGGCGCAGACATTGATGAGCTG GTCCTTCAAACAAAGAAGATGGCACGTCGCCAGAACCTCGAGTTGCAGAAGTGTGAGGAAATCCTCAGCAAGCTGATCAAGTACCGCTTTAGCTGGCCCTTCAG GGAGCCAGTGACCACGGAGGAAGCTGAAGATTACTTTGAGGTCATCAGCAACCCTATGGACTTCCAGACTATGCAGAGCAAGTGCTCTTGTGGCAATTACCGCTCGGTGCAGGAGTTCCTCTCTGACATCAAGCAGGTGTTCTCCAATGCTGAGCGCTACAACCAGAACGGGAGTCACGTACtgtcctgcctggagaagaCGGAACAGTGTTTGATTGACATGGTGCACAAACACCTGCCTGGCCACACTTACGCACGCAGGAAACGCAAGAAGCTATCTGCCAGATGCCAGGgactggaggagcaggaaggggaCA gtATTCGTTTCAGTTCTGGACTGTCGATGGCTGCAGAGACTAGGCAGGTTTCCAGCcacttccctcttcccctctccccagcctcagctccctgccccacagaaTAG